The nucleotide sequence TCCTTGGATGAGCACCTGCCGCATTTTCCACCATTGCGCCATCCGTACCATCGTTTCGTAAATCGCCGAGTCACCGTGCGGGTGAAAGGTACCCATCACGTACCCGACCGTTTTCGCTGATTTCCGGTATGGTTTATCGTTCGTGTTGCCTTCTTGGTACATGGCATACAAAATACGGCGCTGTACCGGCTTTAGTCCATCACGAGCATCTGGGATCGCGCGTGAGAGAATAACCAGATTGGCATAGTCCCCGAAGCGCTTTCCCATAATCTCCGCGAAGCTCTGATTAATAATTTGATTGGACAACATGCTTATTCATCCTCCCCCACTTCAAAGGTGACGTGGTTCTCGATCCACTCACGCCGTGGTGGGACTTTGTCACCCATCAAAACGGTTACCAGCTTCTCACAGTGAGCGAGGTCTTCCAGTTCAACCTTAATGAGCTTGCGCGTCTCAGGGTCCATGGTTGTTTCCCAGAGCTGATCGGCGTTCATCTCACCCAAACCTTTGTAGCGCTGCACTTCAGCACCGCGTCCAGCCTTTTTCAACGCCTGTTCCAGCTCGTAATCGCTCCAACAGTAGATCGCCTCAGTCTGCTTGCCCTTGCTCTGCCTTTTCACCTGATACAATGGCGGTTGAGCAATATACAAGTGACCAGCTGCAATCATCGGGCGCATGTAGCGGAAGAAGAAGGTCAGCAGCAGCGTTTGAATATGCGAGCCGTCAACGTCCGCGTCAGACATGATGATCACTTTGTCAAATGCACAGTTTTCGATGGAAAACTCTTCACCAATATCGGTTTCAAGCACCTCTAGGATCGTGCGGAACTCTTCATTCGCCAATACCTCGGAAAGCTTTGCTTTTTCCGTGTTCAACGGCTTCCCGCGCAGACTAAACAAAGCTTGGAACTCTGAATTACGCGCCTGTTTTGCAGAGCCACCTGCGGAATCCCCCTCGACGAGGAAAAGCTCATTGCGCTTGGAGTCTCTGTATTGCGGCGGAGTAAACTTTTCCGAAATCGATTTGCGCTTTTTCGTGGTTTTGCCTTTCTTGTCGCCGCGCAGGGCTTCGCGTTGTTTGCGCAGCTCTTCGCGAATCTCAGCAGAACGCAACGCCTTGTCAATCAGCAGCTTGCCTATTTCCGGATTTTCCTCGAGGAAGAAGCCTAGCTTTTCGGAAACAATCTGTTCTACGATTGCCCGTGCTTCTTCGTTCCCCAGCTTGTCTTTTGTTTGGGACTCAAACTGGACGTCAGCCATTTGCAATGACAATACACCGAGGAAACCTTCCCGCAAATCGTTTCCAGTCAAGTTCGGGTCCTTTTCTTTCAAGTACCCTTTTTTCCGGGCAAATTCGTTAAAAATCCGGGTCGTACCGTTACGGAAGCCTGTGACATGAGTTCCGCCGTCCGTTGTTACAATCGAGTTGACATAGGACACCAGTGTCTCTGCATAGCCGTCATTGTACTGAAAAGCCAGCTCGACGTAGATATTGTCCTTTTCCCCTTCAAAGTAAACGATCGGATGAAGCGTATTTTTCCCCTCGTTCAAGTAAGATACGTATGATTTCAAGCCATCTTCGAAGTAAAACTCTTCCCGTTTCTTTTCAGGTCCACGCTCGTCTATTAAAACCATGCGCAGCTTTTTCAGAAGGAATGCCGTCTCACGAAAACGATCACGAATCGTCTCATAGTCAAAGCGAGCATTGCCAAACACCGCGTCATCCGGCAGAAAACGTACCGTTGTTCCTGTACGTTTGGTGGTCCCTGTGATTTCAAGACCAGTAACCGGTTTACCGACATGCTCAGTTCCATTTGCATCCACAACATATTCAAAGCGCTGCTTATGAATTTTGCCTTCCCGGTGGATTTCGACCTCAAGCCATTGGGACAAGGCCACAACGACACTGGAGCCTACCCCGTGCAAGCCACCACTTTTTTTATAACCGCCACCGCCAAATTTACCACCGGCGTGGAGCGTCGTAAAAATAACTTCTGGTACAGGTCGGCCAGTCTTGTGCATACCCGTTGGAATTCCGCGTCCATGGTCTTCCACACTGACACTGCCATCCTTGTACAAAGTGACGATGATGCTATCGTTAACGCCGGCAAGCGCCTCGTCTTTGGCGTTATCTACAATTTCCCACAGCAGATGATGCAAGCCACGCGAGCCCGTGGAGCCTATGTACATTCCAGGCCGCTTTCGAACGGCAATCAAGCCTTCTAAGACCTGAATATCTTCTTCCGTATACGTTAGTGTTTGCTGTGTTTCTGTTTCCTTCAATCGCGCTCTCCCCTCTACTCTTCGGACACGTAGAAAAACGATCATGCCTTTTTTACTGATGGCTAGGGTCGTATTCACCTTTTTTGAAAAACGCCGAGATGATTCAATCCCCATGAGAGGAACGTTTTCCTAATAAAAGCGAACACTTAATCGCTATTGTACCGTATGGTTCCCATAGTATTCAACGCCAGTAGCAAAATGGGGCAAAAAAGCCACCTCGCCCCTAGCGAGATGGCCGATTCTTCTCAGTATTCCTCGTTTCTCATTTCGTTCTGTACATGACATGCATATTCCATCAATTAGTGTAGCACTAATGGTGAAGATTGGTCAAAACGAAAAACCAAAACATCTGTTTCCCTTTCTCTATTTCTTCCCCCATCATCGTAAATCCTGCTACGATCATGGAAAATATGTCAATTGTTCTTACGTAGCGTTATCAGTTTGCCTCAGGTATTTCCATTCATCCGCACTTTGGCTATGGGCATCCTAGTAAGGCATCGATTCCTGAGGCCAAAAAGGGGGGAATACTTTTGATCAGTGCTACCAAGCCGTTTGTCAAATTCCATAAGTATGATGCTGAGCTAGCTTCTGATGTTCATGCGTTAAATGCTGCCGGATACAACAGTGATGACATCTGGGTTTTGAAATGGAATCCTGATAAAAATCACTCGAATCAACGAAACAATTTTTATAAATACAGTACCCACTTTGAAAGTGCCGTCGGTCACATTGACAGCATGGCGCATTTCTTTGACAATGGCGGTAAAGAACTCCGTACCCGTCTCGAAAAGCTTGGTCTTACCAAAGACGAGTGCTCGGCATTGGTTCGGGAACTGCAAGACACGGACTATACATGCCTTCTCGTTGTACGAGACCTTAAGGATAACATTATTAAAATGAATGACTGATCGACCGCATGAAAAAGCCACTGCTTGGGTTCTAACGCCAGCAGTGGCTTGTTTCCTTTATAGCGGGATTACTTGTCTTCTTTAATGAGTTCGATGCCTTCCAGCACTTCGTTCAGCTTCGCGTAAACAGTGCTCTCCTCGTCCTCTTCCAATGGTACCATTTCGCCGCCGTCCACTTGGAAAACGAAGATATCCACTTCTTCATCTTCTTCGCTTTCTTCATCTTCCACAGCTTCAGCCAAGGCAATATATTCTTTACCGTTCAGGTCGAACATAGCCAATACTTCGAAATCCCCCAACGGTTCACCGTTTTCATCGTCCAATGTAATGATATCGCCCAATTCGAGGTCTTTGTTCTCTTCTGTCAATGTGTTCACGTCCTTATGCTGATATTCGTACTCTGTTCCATCATACCGTTTTTTTCCGGGAGAAGCAAACAGGCGAATAACTCCGTGCTTTCCCTGTCCATGAAAAACAACCTACCACGTTAGGCAGGTTGTTAGCTGATTACTCACTATACTCTTGAAGAACACCTTTTTCAAGCAAAAATGCTTCTTCTGCCTGAAGAATAGTCACGATCGCTTCGCGTTTGACATACATTCCAGCAGATGCCAGACGGCTCTCAATCGCACGAAGCAGTTCTTCAAAATCAATGATCTGCACATCTTGATCGCTCACAAAAAAACCTCCCTTTTCCCATGCACCTTTCTCATTGTACACGAACAGGTCGTTTCTTCCAACTCCACCATTTTCGGCGGATTGGTTTTAACAAATAAGCGCTCCAGATGACGAGTACAAAGGAAAGAACCACGTACACACATGAGAAAAACAACCACGGTGCAAATCTAATGTCATTGGATTGATCGAAGGACTCGCCTAAAATGTCGAACAACACGATAATAGGGTTCGTCCCAGCCAGCATCTGCAACTCATACATGTTCCAAACATTCGAATTGATGTATCGTTCTGGATATGTCTGTTGCAAGGACTCACCGATAAAAAAGAACAGCAAGCCAGTACCTACCACAAAAAAGAAGGCAATGCCGTATGTGGTAACCGTCGAGATCGACGTTCGTTTAATCCATGTGGAGCAGAACAACCCCAACGACCCGAGAAAAAACATGTTCACCGCGAGAAATAGGACGAGCTGGGCCATTTGTTCCGGGGAGACACTTCCGTACAGCATCACGATACTGTACAAAGGCATCGAGGCAACCAAGAGCAGTGTGGAGAACGCCAAAGACGTAATGAGCTTGCTCAAAATAATCGTGCGCGTCGACAACTGGGTCGTCAGCAAAATAGGCAAGGTCTGGCGTTCTCTCTCTCCACTGATCGCTCCAGCAGTCAAAGCAGGTGCAACAAAGCAAACCATCGCGTAGTGTATCCCCGCGGAAATCAGAAACAGATCCCGGTTATCCCCTAACGATTCGGCCTTTAAGGGGTCCATGAGCAAAAAGCCCATCGGTATCCCCCCCATGACAACCAAGTAAACCACTAAAATTAGCATGGTCTTTCTTGAGCGGAATCTGTCCCGCATTTCTTTTACCAAAAGAGGATTGAACAAGAAGTCGCTCACTCCATACCGACTCCTTCCGTTATCGCTAAGAAGACGTCTTCTAAATCTTTCTTGGAATCGCCATAGTAGACGACTGCGACCTGCTCATCCAGCAGTTCTTGAAGCAATTCAGCTTTTTGTTGCTCCGTCCCTTGAAAGTAGAAGCGAAAGCCTCCCATATAGTCTGTCAATTGATGGACATACGGAGAGCTCGCTAATAGAAGTCCGGCTTTGTCCAAATTCCGCAGCGCTCTCAGTTGCATCCGGCTTTGTCCTGTGTCCCGGTTACTTACCTCATGCACAGAACCATACGCAATTAATCTTCCTTTTTCAATGACACCAATATCATCACACAGCTCAGCTAGCTCCGGCAAAACATGGGAGCTGATAATAATTGTCTTGCCCATTTCGCGCAGTTGCTTCATAATCTCGCGCAATTCGATACGAGCTCGCGGGTCCAGTCCTGACGCGGGTTCATCCAAAATCAGCACAGCCGGATCATGTACGAGACAACGCGCTAATCCCAGACGCTGTTGCATACCTCGAGACAAAGAATCGACAAAAGCGTCTGCTTTGTGAGATAAATTCACCAACTCCAAAAGGTCACCGACGAGTGCCCGTCTTTTGGAGGCAGGAATTTTGTACGCTCCGGCATAAAACTCCAAATACTCCACCGCTGTCAAATTGTCATATACGCCGAAAAAATCGGGCATGTAGCCAACAGACTGACGTACACTCGCAGGATCTTTTCGTACATTGTAGCCACAGACAAAGGCTTCCCCTTCACTCTGTTCCAGAAGGGTAGACAAGATGAGCATCGTAGTAGATTTTCCGGCCCCATTTGGACCAATGAAACCGAACACCTTTCCTCGCTCGATGGAAAGGTTCAAATCCGTCAATGCTTGCAAATTGCCGTATCTTTTTCCTAAATGAACGGTTTCGATTACCATTTCCGTACCCCCTCTACCTGGAAAATTGGCTCTGGTAGAGCTAATCGCGACGTTCCATTATGGGAAAAACGAAGCAATACTGTTTGATTTGGCGTCAAAACTTGCTGGAGTTCATTATCGAGGACAAGTCTCGTCCCGCGCTCAACAGGTATCCATCTACCGCTCTTTTGGTGGAAGTATTCGATCCGGAAAGGCTTGAATGAGCTGTGATTCAGCGGAACCGTTATTCGCTTCATATTGATCGCCGCTTTATCGGTACGCAATTCAAACGTAATACTGCCCTTCCCAAGCTGCCAAATGTACCCGGTGCTGTCGAAGTCTCCTGTCATTTCATACATATCGGCATCAAGCAGGCCATAAGGACAAGTCACTAGACCTTGTTCATTCGGCTGGAATTGAATAGGCTGCTGAATGACATTCCAGTAATGCGATTGGTGAGGCACTTGCATTGTCATCAGAGGAAGAGGCTCTGTTGTTGTGCCGATGATACTTACCTGATTCCCCTCTTCATAATCAACGACTCTTTCCTGCATTTCTTTGATTCGTTCTTCCAACGTCTGCAATTCGTTTGTTGTTTGTTGTTTTCTTGGCATAAACAAAGGTTCAAGCACACTGTCAATCTGCTTTTCCTCGCCCTTTTTCAATGGCCCAAGCGAAATTCGCTGATAACCTATTTCAATATAAGTCTGATCATAGGCAAACTCCGTATTGTTTTTCACGTGCCCTTGCAGACGATTCTCATTGATTCGCAAGGAAGTTTCAAAAGCACCCATATCATGCTTTACCCCGATACCAATCGCCTGTTTCGGTGTCAAATAGGGAAGATTGCGGAAAGAGAGAACCTCATCGCCAACCATTAATCCCTCTGGTCGATAATCATTTCTCCCCAATGTTAAGGGTAGTGCAACAATCGAAGGTTCAAGCTGAACATCGTATTCGTTTTGATCCACCCCCAAAAACGTTGCGGCTGAGCGAACATGCGCCAGAGACTCATCTAATATGTCGATCTTGGTTACGGCGTAGCTGGTACTCGTTTTCACGACAGCAGGCTTTCCAACCGCGAATATAGCGACGGTCAAGAAAATTCCTCCAACCGGGATGACTCCCCACGCCCATTCAGGTTTTCTGATTCTTTTCAGAACGAAGTATGTCACTGGTGCGAGTACAATTGCATAGCCGCCCCATAACGCCACCATCCAGATCGGTGGAGGAGTCTGTACTTCAGGAATCTTCTTGCTCAAGTCAAGAAAAGGCCGGGTCATTTGATCCATATAAAGCTTTTCTTCAAAAATCTTCTTGGCACCATGCTGGATCATTGCATTTTGCCACAGCTGTGGATTGAATTGCCACGATGCCAACGGCTCTGCTGTCACATCATAGTTCACAAATAGCAGCAATCCTCTGCCGTACGATTTTGACACAAATAAGGGAAAGTCACGGTTGTATACACCGATTCTGCCATTTGGCGCGACTTTCGCAATGTCATACTCACTTAATGCTTCC is from Brevibacillus brevis and encodes:
- a CDS encoding type IIA DNA topoisomerase subunit B, translating into MIVFLRVRRVEGRARLKETETQQTLTYTEEDIQVLEGLIAVRKRPGMYIGSTGSRGLHHLLWEIVDNAKDEALAGVNDSIIVTLYKDGSVSVEDHGRGIPTGMHKTGRPVPEVIFTTLHAGGKFGGGGYKKSGGLHGVGSSVVVALSQWLEVEIHREGKIHKQRFEYVVDANGTEHVGKPVTGLEITGTTKRTGTTVRFLPDDAVFGNARFDYETIRDRFRETAFLLKKLRMVLIDERGPEKKREEFYFEDGLKSYVSYLNEGKNTLHPIVYFEGEKDNIYVELAFQYNDGYAETLVSYVNSIVTTDGGTHVTGFRNGTTRIFNEFARKKGYLKEKDPNLTGNDLREGFLGVLSLQMADVQFESQTKDKLGNEEARAIVEQIVSEKLGFFLEENPEIGKLLIDKALRSAEIREELRKQREALRGDKKGKTTKKRKSISEKFTPPQYRDSKRNELFLVEGDSAGGSAKQARNSEFQALFSLRGKPLNTEKAKLSEVLANEEFRTILEVLETDIGEEFSIENCAFDKVIIMSDADVDGSHIQTLLLTFFFRYMRPMIAAGHLYIAQPPLYQVKRQSKGKQTEAIYCWSDYELEQALKKAGRGAEVQRYKGLGEMNADQLWETTMDPETRKLIKVELEDLAHCEKLVTVLMGDKVPPRREWIENHVTFEVGEDE
- a CDS encoding general stress protein, whose product is MISATKPFVKFHKYDAELASDVHALNAAGYNSDDIWVLKWNPDKNHSNQRNNFYKYSTHFESAVGHIDSMAHFFDNGGKELRTRLEKLGLTKDECSALVRELQDTDYTCLLVVRDLKDNIIKMND
- a CDS encoding DUF1292 domain-containing protein, with protein sequence MTEENKDLELGDIITLDDENGEPLGDFEVLAMFDLNGKEYIALAEAVEDEESEEDEEVDIFVFQVDGGEMVPLEEDEESTVYAKLNEVLEGIELIKEDK
- a CDS encoding ABC transporter permease: MSDFLFNPLLVKEMRDRFRSRKTMLILVVYLVVMGGIPMGFLLMDPLKAESLGDNRDLFLISAGIHYAMVCFVAPALTAGAISGERERQTLPILLTTQLSTRTIILSKLITSLAFSTLLLVASMPLYSIVMLYGSVSPEQMAQLVLFLAVNMFFLGSLGLFCSTWIKRTSISTVTTYGIAFFFVVGTGLLFFFIGESLQQTYPERYINSNVWNMYELQMLAGTNPIIVLFDILGESFDQSNDIRFAPWLFFSCVYVVLSFVLVIWSAYLLKPIRRKWWSWKKRPVRVQ
- a CDS encoding ABC transporter ATP-binding protein, translated to MVIETVHLGKRYGNLQALTDLNLSIERGKVFGFIGPNGAGKSTTMLILSTLLEQSEGEAFVCGYNVRKDPASVRQSVGYMPDFFGVYDNLTAVEYLEFYAGAYKIPASKRRALVGDLLELVNLSHKADAFVDSLSRGMQQRLGLARCLVHDPAVLILDEPASGLDPRARIELREIMKQLREMGKTIIISSHVLPELAELCDDIGVIEKGRLIAYGSVHEVSNRDTGQSRMQLRALRNLDKAGLLLASSPYVHQLTDYMGGFRFYFQGTEQQKAELLQELLDEQVAVVYYGDSKKDLEDVFLAITEGVGME